Proteins encoded together in one Lysinibacter cavernae window:
- a CDS encoding ATP-binding cassette domain-containing protein produces the protein MTTPILAISSLSKKYPGKRGTTANKSVDLTVQPGRVVGLLGHNGAGKTTLVNQVVGLLKPDSGTIHLGNLDAVAHPSRARELVSVQAQANVPITGLKPRTAIELVGRLRGGEKTAVAMRAQELIDALDLNEWADVPAEKISGGIARLTAFCMAAVVPGKLVILDEPTNDVDPVRRRLLWGVIRSIADTGAGILLVTHNVREAERAVDDLVVLDSGAVIAAGTPATLTAHMRNTLQLDLDFATPPALPAGLGLTQLSQTHGVASIPTERAAEAVAWAHSSVGRGKIDRFSLTAASLEDLYVELVGHTADSANTPPATSATKEAAR, from the coding sequence GTGACAACGCCAATACTCGCCATCAGCTCGCTCAGCAAGAAATACCCTGGAAAACGCGGGACAACAGCCAATAAGAGCGTCGATTTGACGGTCCAGCCTGGCCGAGTCGTTGGGCTACTCGGACACAACGGCGCGGGAAAGACCACACTCGTCAACCAGGTTGTTGGCCTCCTCAAGCCAGATTCGGGCACCATCCACCTTGGCAACCTCGATGCCGTTGCGCACCCGTCTCGGGCGAGGGAACTCGTCTCGGTTCAAGCCCAGGCAAACGTGCCCATTACCGGGCTTAAGCCCCGCACAGCCATCGAGCTCGTAGGGCGCCTTCGGGGCGGCGAAAAAACGGCAGTTGCCATGCGCGCTCAAGAACTCATCGACGCTCTCGATCTCAATGAATGGGCCGATGTTCCCGCCGAGAAGATCTCGGGAGGCATCGCACGACTCACGGCATTCTGCATGGCGGCCGTAGTTCCGGGCAAGCTCGTGATCCTTGACGAACCAACCAACGATGTTGATCCGGTGCGGCGCCGACTGCTCTGGGGCGTCATCCGATCGATTGCGGATACGGGCGCAGGCATCCTGCTAGTCACACACAACGTTCGTGAAGCCGAGCGCGCGGTTGACGACCTGGTCGTCCTCGACAGCGGCGCGGTCATTGCCGCTGGAACCCCTGCAACCCTCACGGCACACATGCGAAACACCCTGCAACTTGACCTCGATTTTGCCACCCCACCGGCGCTGCCAGCAGGCCTGGGTCTGACGCAGCTCTCACAGACCCACGGCGTGGCTTCGATTCCAACAGAACGGGCAGCAGAAGCCGTCGCATGGGCCCACTCGTCTGTTGGGCGCGGCAAAATCGACAGATTCTCACTGACCGCCGCATCGCTCGAAGACCTCTACGTTGAGCTTGTTGGCCACACAGCAGACTCAGCAAACACACCCCCAGCAACTTCAGCCACAAAGGAGGCCGCCCGATGA
- a CDS encoding ABC transporter permease → MSTLTAHHQPNPNVPKRPAASALSEGATKTNAFRSYRLMLIWQLRRQSQYLPLLIVVQSALAVATVIGYGMLIGDVAPAAALFLATGAPTITLVSVGFVMTPQMMSQSKTEGSADWMNTLPVPRLVFLAADLTVWTFIALPGVVLAIVAGVWRYDLELSVAWWIVPASLLISLTAASIGYAMAALLPPMVAMLLTQLLIFILLLFSPISFPASNLPAWLQTVHEWLPIQPMADLMRAGLAQDAFSISTGAVITLIVWCAASVAAAGWALSRRR, encoded by the coding sequence ATGAGCACCCTCACGGCACACCACCAGCCCAACCCAAACGTTCCGAAACGGCCGGCCGCTTCAGCGCTCTCGGAGGGGGCGACAAAGACCAACGCGTTCCGCTCCTACCGGCTCATGCTCATCTGGCAGCTGCGCCGCCAATCGCAGTACCTGCCGCTGCTCATCGTTGTGCAGTCGGCGCTAGCCGTCGCAACCGTCATCGGCTACGGGATGCTCATCGGCGACGTTGCCCCCGCAGCGGCGCTGTTCCTTGCCACAGGCGCACCAACGATCACGCTTGTGTCCGTTGGGTTTGTTATGACCCCACAAATGATGTCCCAGTCAAAAACAGAGGGCAGCGCCGACTGGATGAACACCCTTCCGGTCCCCCGGCTGGTGTTTCTTGCCGCCGACCTCACCGTTTGGACGTTTATCGCGCTTCCTGGAGTTGTGCTCGCAATTGTTGCCGGCGTCTGGCGCTACGACCTTGAGCTTTCGGTTGCCTGGTGGATCGTGCCAGCTTCGCTGCTCATCTCACTTACGGCTGCATCCATCGGATACGCCATGGCTGCCCTGCTGCCGCCGATGGTCGCCATGCTGCTCACCCAGCTGCTTATCTTCATCCTGCTGCTGTTCTCACCCATCAGTTTCCCCGCGAGTAACCTGCCGGCCTGGCTGCAGACGGTACACGAGTGGCTGCCCATCCAGCCGATGGCCGACCTCATGCGGGCAGGCCTCGCCCAGGATGCCTTCTCAATCAGCACTGGCGCGGTTATCACGCTCATCGTCTGGTGCGCTGCCTCGGTTGCTGCGGCAGGGTGGGCGCTGTCCCGTCGACGCTAG